A genomic region of Pseudopipra pipra isolate bDixPip1 chromosome W, bDixPip1.hap1, whole genome shotgun sequence contains the following coding sequences:
- the LOC135405797 gene encoding class II histocompatibility antigen, B-L beta chain-like codes for MERVRGTGAVLAVLVVLGAPPAAGEELSGVFQWMGKAECYFINGTERVRYVDRYIYNREQYAHFDSDVGVYVGDTPDGEFWARQWNSNPVILEYERGEVDRLCRHNYKLGAPFILERRVPPSVSISLVPSSSQPGPGRLLCSVMDFYPAPVQVRWFQDGQELPEHVVATDVVPNGDWSYQVLVLLEIPPRRGVTYSCQVEHVSLEHPLSRHWEMPPDTVRSKILVGVGGFVLGLVFLALGLGFYLWEKSS; via the exons atggagcgtgtgcggggaactggggccgtgctggcggtgctggtggtgctgggagcccccccggctgcgggcgaggagctgtcgg gggtgttccAGTGGATGGGAAAGGCCGAGTGTTACTTCATCAACGGCACCGAGCGGGTGAGGTACGTGGACAGGTACATCTACAACCGGGAGCAGTACGCCCACTTCGACAGCGATGTGGGGGTCTATGTGGGGGACACCCCGGACGGAGAATTCTGGGCCAGGCAATGGAACAGCAACCCCGTAATTCTGGAGTACGAACGGGGTGAAGTGGACAGGCTCTGCCGGCACAACTACAAACTTGGTGCTCCTTTCAtcctggagaggagag tgccccccagcgtgtccatctcgctggtgccgtcgagctcccagcccggccccggccgcctgctctgctccgtgatGGATTTCTACCCTGCGCCGGTGCAGGTGCGGTGgttccaggatgggcaggagctgccagagcacgTGGTGGCCACCGACGTGGTCCCCAACGGGGACTGGAGCTaccaggtgctggtgctgctggaaatccccccccggcgcggggtcacctacagctgccaggtggagcacgtcagcctggagcaccccctcagccggcactggg agatgccaccggacaccgtccgcagcaagatcctggtgggggtcgggggcttcgtcttgggcttggtcttcctggcgctggggctcggcttctacctgtgggagaag agctcctga